In Motacilla alba alba isolate MOTALB_02 chromosome 2, Motacilla_alba_V1.0_pri, whole genome shotgun sequence, the DNA window CTGCTTGGTAGTGTTAAGGGGATGAATATTTGGCTAGACTAGATTTCTGCCAGAACTGGTCACTGATCCTTTGCTGGGAGTTTGCATAAACCTTGGTGTTGGCACAGCAGTACGCTGGTGTGGAGGGTTGCTTCTGTGTTTTAAGTGACACTCCTGTGTAGACTTGTTTGAGTTTCCCTCTCGGTTTAAGCACTTCAAATACAACAGGAAGTTAAGACGTGGAAATAGTGATagacacaggaagaaaaaaacaaactacttAGCATGGTGATTATATTACAAAATTAATAGTATCAATATCAAATGTTGTGAAATCTCATGCTAAGTTTAATGTATTATTAATGCCAGACCAAATGCCTAATTGCAAGTGGCATTTTAAGTGAACAATGATTAGCTGACATAATATCCCcagaaaatgcagcagtaaTGTTAGTAGCAAGGGTAGGAAGAACCAGTCTCTGAAAAGAAGACAGTTGCTTCAGGTTTCTTAAACACACctaaaaatggaggaaaaaggaattgaAATTGTATAATACATATTACTTTACTGCATATTGCTGCATACTGTAATCTATTACTTTACTGCATACTGTGATCTATTTAATCCTATCCTTAAATTTTCATAagtactttgtttttttccccccctctaaGGATTACAGTTTGAAAATGATCAAAGAATTTCACCTTTGGAATCTGCTCTGTCTTTCTGGACTTTActtgaaagggaagaaattaaaCTGGAAAAACTTCATGAAGAAATTCGTCGCTTGATTCAAATTCAGGTCCGTGTGACTTACTCGTAATGTTTCAGGATGCTCATTGGGAATGAGtagctggaaagctgcctggcaggaaaggacctgggggtgctggtcaacagtAGCTAAACAAGAGCCAGAATGtgtccaggtggccaagaaagccaatggcatcctggcttgtATCCAGAACAGTGTGGCtggcaggaccagggcagtgattgtccctatgctcagcactggtgaggctacACCTcgaatcctgtgttcagttctgggtcCCTCAGGACAAGAAAGACTTTGAGGTGCTGGAGAGTGTCCAGAGATGGGGACAGTGTCTAGAGAAGGGCAAAGgactggtgaagggtctggagcacaagccttacaaggagcagctgagggagctgggattgttaagcctggagaaaaaggaggctcaggggcgACCTTGTCACTgtctacaactgcctgaaaggaggctgtagccatGTGGGAGTTGGTCTCTTCTCCTGGATCActagtgacaggatgagaggaaatggcctcaagttgtgccaggggagatttagattgggTGTAAGGAAAAACTTTTAGTACAGAGTTTTAAACAGTTTTAGTACGGAGTAAATAGATCTGTACAGGggacctttttctttctcatataGATCCTGTTTGTACCAgttaaaatttgtttcaaaagttGCCAATCTGAAAAAGATAGcaattgaaataaatttcaaaactAATTTCAGAACTAATGTTAGAAGTAGATATGTGTCAGTAACCCTTAAATATATAATCAGCTGAATTTTTGGAGTCTTAGAAAACTGTAGAATTGTGaattctcttgctttttctgaaTCTCAGGTGGAAAGTATTTAATCATAtcttttaattatatttcttgTAGATTGTAGCAGTCCATATGGAAAACAGATATTTCAAGGAAGCTGCTGAAGTTCTTGAAAGGCTTTTCACAGACTCTGAATCAGATAAGGTAGTAACTTgtttaaattgcattaaaagCTCTTGACtttcagaggagaaagaggGGAGTTGGTTTGCAAAGCTAACAAATCCTACCTGCATAACTTCAATCTCATCATTTATTGTCTGTGCAGTCACTTTCATACCTATGtcactttaaaatacataaGGAAAAGAGCAACAGAAGAACTGTAGGTGAAGAGAAGTTAAAAATGCTTCCTATATCTTCAACTAGTATATTAGGACACATGTTCTATGTAAGTAGTAGCCTGTGTATAACTTACTCTTCAGATACACTTCCATTCAGAGGATTTGCATGTTTGGAAAGTGTAGATTGTGGTAATAGTACTCAAATTCATAAACAAAAATGTAACCCATACACAGAAGGTAATTATCTGGCTATATTGGCTTCTCTAAAATTCAGAGGGATTGGTGGacaaaatgtgaatttctaATTATCAGTATTGATGTATCCTTCATGCTGCTGTAGTAAGTTATCCTTCTCCTGAACACTGTACACCCCTTTCAATGGCAGTCTTTTTGAGGCAGCAAATGAGAACCAAGTAATGGGTGGCTTTTTCGGGGTGTTTTTCCTTCACTGACAACCCTGCTTCCAGTGTtattcagaaaggaaatgaaaatgtggaTCTCTGGTCAGTTACACTTTACCATTTAGTGAGCACATAAGGTGAATACCTGGCATTATGTTTGGATGACTCTAGAACTGTttcaaactgcagcaggaagctgtATAGGGATATTCAGGAAACTGTGTAATCATCACGTTtagctttctgtatttcctgttTAGCACAGATACCAAGTTTGCTGCAGGATTTGTGTTGTATAAAGCTGTGCTTTTCTTAGCCTTTAAGGGTGAAGCTGGCAACTGTAATTAAAACCAAGGATCCATATGTTCCTCTTCTCCAAACCTTCAGTTACAGTCTTTTGATAAGTAAAATCAAGTCTTACATTGAActtttcatgaaagaaaatgaaactaaCTTCTTAATACAGGTATGttgaaagtatttaaaaaactttttaaaaaattcaccTGATACAATTAAATAGATTTCTCCTTTCAAGGGAGTTGTTTAGGCAATATGCAGTTACTGTATTAGATGAAAAGGAAACTTTACCTTTCTTTGGATTGTCTTATTTTCaacctttttgttttaattaatacGTCTTGGAGAAACTTAGTAGGAAAGAGACTCCTCTTAAATATCTTCTGTGAATGTTTTCCCCACAACTGTTTTGATTAGAAAAATAGTTAGGACAATAGTGTAATTAAAACAAGATCTGTTTAAGAGATGCAGTTCTGATATGAGACTCCTTAAAAAATGTAGCTTTATATGTAATGCTTATTTTATTAAAGCCTAGATGACTTCCCAtactaaaaataagaaatcaagACCTGTTAATTTGGATAAAAGCTTTAGGAATGTCAGGGGAGTTAGGAGATAGAAAACTATTATTGCTGTTTTCCTGTAAGTACAAATGTTCTTTACAAACAGTCTTGCtcaaaagtgatttaaaattgGCAAGAACAACATTCCTTCTTCAGTTCATCTTCAGGAGGATTGTAAAGAATTTCTCTTATGTTTACTTCGTATAAAAGAATATTGAATTACTCAATTACAAAAGCACGGACGTCTAAAGGTAATAAgaagcaaattttaaataaacaatcCTGAAGTTCctctgtgtttttcattttcttaccaGAGAGACTGGACAAGTTATTACATACACTCAAAGTATAACACGAGCAACACTTTTTAATGGTTTTACTTGAATGTTAGttttcaagtttatttttcaaggCTCTTTCTTTGAGTCTAAGAGGAAGTGAAGGCTTGGAGGTGTTAGAGAAGGCCCAGAATTCCATACTAACAGGCCCTCACTGCCTGCATCCCCACTACCTGCACGTTTGTCCTACTGTCTGCACCCACATTGCAAATCTTACTTGGAACAGAGTTATTCTGGTACATGGAAGAGACAACTTTGTGAGGAATTTCCCACTTCTGTGCAGCACATGGGTTTCCCAGCAGTGTAGCCTGTCTTCTCTGCAGAAGAACATTCTAGCTTTAACTGCtaatttctcttccttctaGTGCCAGATGTAGAAGTATAATCATAGAGTAGTTTGGATTGAAAGGAATCTTTAAAGGTAGCTTAGTCCAACCCACTTGCAATAGGCAGGGGCATCTTTAATTAGATCAGATTTGTTTGGAGCCCCTGTTTAGAGCCCCCTTCAACCTGCCTTGAAGGTTTTCAGGGATCAGACAACAACCACCTTGCTGGGCAGCATGTTCCATGTTTTGCCACTCTcataataaacaaaacaaaattcttccttatatctagtcCAAATCTACCctcttgtattttaaaactattaacTCTTGTCCTACCTCTACAGGCACTGGTAAGTTTGTCCCATCTTTATTCAGTAAAGGAGGCCCCTTTTATGTACTCTATAAGGAATAATGAATTACTACTTCCTTCTCTTGGCAACGGAGGAGAAATAATCTTAGTTTGTGGCTAGAAGTTTGAGCAGGatgttagaaatattttttgctagTGCAAAAAAGGTTATATTACAAGCCTCAAGTCTGCTTAGACATGTCTTTTGAACATGTTACATGTATGCTTTGTCCTGCCATGTGCTACAGAACTAGATAAACTTGACACCTGTCAGTTTTAGTTTCTAACCTAGTTATAAAAACCAGACTTTGAAGTACTTTGATAGTATTTGCAGTCTTAGTTAAGTTCTGCAATTTACTTAACACATTTTTAAGTTCACTCATTATGCAACTATTTGTTGTATTTCTTTGTGTCCATATAAAAATCAATTGCAGCTATGACTAAAATTTCTCCAAGTTATTAGTTGATAAAGATCTTTATGGATTTCAACTTAGCATGCTAAAGTTGTTTTGAAACTACTTAATGTTAATACCTCTGAAATGTCTGTTAAATAAGCACTGCTAGTTCTAATAAAAAGTATGCATGTTAATCTTAGTACAAACTCCTATCTAGGTACTGCCTGGCTTAATTTTAAGATATCAATTACATTTCTTACAGGAAGCCACAAAACATGTGGTATCTAAAGGACTGGGAGCAACAGCATTGCAAAACAGACCCGTGGAAGTCAATGAAAATGGCAAAAGTgatttagaaacaaaacaaaggttTGTATTAAGTATTATACTGCTAAGGGATGTGCTTGGACAGTAACATGAAACTTGTAGATCAAAGAGTAGGTAAAAGGGGGGAGGTTAAATTCCAAACTGCTGTCCAATAGAAAATTAGCTACAAGCACattcctcattttctttaaatttgtgTTCTTCTGTGGTTGTTACTCTTGGCATTTACATGAAAAACTTGTCATTAAGTTTAATTATTTGTGAGGTTGCACAATTTGCAGTTTAAACAGCTGTCTGTTTATAATAATATAAGCACAAAAAAGACTTGGCTTTTTTAATGCTTGATTGAACTCCTTTTAGTTCTAATTTCAGGCTATAGGTCAtctcaagaagaaaaagaataaggAAATGGAATCAGtcttacatttttcttacaACTGACTCCTTAATGATACTAGTGTGAAGGGAAATAGTTACATTGCTTCATGATTCTGACAATGCAAACCTTCAGAACAATTACAtgattatttctgaaaatgctaATATTCTAGGTTTATCACCACTTGTTCGGGCAGAATAAGTTGCTGGCCTTAGCTGGGATATAGtctgtatttcttcatttttgtacTTGGAATAATTGGCATCATTCAGTGATGAAAATGCTGATGCAAACAGTATAGAGGAAGACAAGtcataagatttttttaatgctttttagaAGGGCAGCTCCTGACACATCTGAGAGATATGATGAAAGACTCAGTCAATAAAACCTATGGAAATAATTCCTAATGAAAAAATAGAAGTGCAAAATGCCTCTTACCTTCAACTTAAATGTCTTGGGAACAGGCTACCCAAGGAAGTGGTCACATTACCTAACCTCACAAAATTCAAGAAGCACTTGCACAGTGgtctcaggcacatggtgtgactcctggggATGTCTGTGCAGGGCTAAAAGCTGAACTCAGTGATCCTtgttggtcccttccaactcggcagattctgtatttctctttcaCGTATAGGGAGGCAAGGTTAAGAGGGTGAATGCATTGATGCAGTTAGTGATTGTATGCCACTGCTTCTGTAGAGAAGTCTTaggattttctttcatttaaatattgttGAATCATATAAATGGCAAGTTGCTgccaaggaaataatttttttgtcttttctttctaagGTTGGTGAAAGAGAAACAGTATACTACAAGTCAGTCATCTGGAgacataaaaaaacccatagcAAGGTaaaaattttgttgttgttgctctGGTCACAGACTTTTCATTAAGttctttgtatttttacttCAGATCTGTGTTCTTTGCAGGAGACATTCAGGACAGAAGCCCAAAAAGAGCAGAGTTCTTCAGAGTGAGtattagtttatttttacaCTTTCAAAACAGTCATGTCAAGCTTTTATTTCTAACTGCTATCCAATGTGATTGGATTAATGCAGAAATGGTTGTGGTGGATAAAAACACTCCAAGTTGTTTATGGTTTCTGCACAAATGCAAATTTGGTGGTTGCTATATTTAGGAAGCTGTGAAGTGGCTTAAAGTTCTCTAGcaattaattttgcaaaatCATTCActattttttggtttgcttggTTGGTTTACAGGACTTATAGTATTCTATGCAAAAGAAAGCTGACAGAGGAGTACTGAAATTCATTACTTTCTGAATTCTGTGCTAGATAACTTGATTGGGAAGGAACTAAAGAAGTTAGCTGATTGGGAAAACAAATTGTACTGTAAAAGGTAAAAAGTCAGGATGTTTGTGTGATTTCCTATTATTACTTCTTAAAAACCTAACACAGATAATATAATAGTTATAAGTAAGTTCTTAAGACCATTAGCACCCTCTTACCACAGTGAGATGATGTTATAGTTCCTGCACATGGCCGTGTTGTACATGGAAGGACAAACTCTTAAGATGCCTTGAATGCTTGCCACAGTTAAAACCTGATACATGTACTTCTAAATGATGGAATTTGTATACAAAGAATCATAGCTCTGATTGTTACTTCCCCTTCTATGTAAAATGAGAGTAGTGCATatagtaaaaatgtttttaccaaaatgaaatgttttattatgACGTACCAATTTTCAcctaaatgtttaaaatataattcttcTGTGGGCTCTATTGTATAGAAATTATAGTGGGATTTTTGAATAGCCTATTTTTTGAAGCCCTTCGACTATGGCAAGATTCATGTGTATCCATTTATAAAAGTATACTTGTATGTAAAGAGACACTGAAATTTTCCCAGTCTGTCAAAGCATTCAAAATAGTGTACATTCTTGTCAGGTCTAAATGGTAAAATGCAAAACTGCTGCCTTGATATTGACTCCTCATTGTTTTGGATTTATATTAACTGTCTTCTAGGTCTTAACGACATGCAAAATGTGGGGGAAAATGGAGTTTCCTTGGCATGTAGCCGAAGAAGACAGGTTTGTACCTATTCTCTCTTCTAAATGGAGAGTAAATGAATCTGCATGCACAGAATTTTCTTCTCGGCTTTAATCTAATTCTTAAATCTAGTGCTTAGATTTAAGATTCTGTAGATTACTCAAGTGCTACAGTTCCTGAAATTGTTACAGTCCTTTTCTTCTTAAAGACAGGAAATATAACATATTTTTACTGTCTCAAATATTGTTGTTGCTAATACTTCTAAGGCATTTATTTGTTGAAATACACCATTACCAAAGCTtagtgggaaataaaaaattctttccaCAGTTTGCATTAAAGAATTCAGGATGTCATTTGCCTGTGAGAATTGTGGGCAATTATCAGAGGCAACTAGTTTTCCAGCTTAGAAGGTTAAAGATTTAGCAATTTTATAATTCAATACTTTTTTATGTGATGTAAAAACATATTTACTTGGGAAACTACTCTAGTTTTTGTAAACCAAATGGTAGGATCTTCTTATAATGCTACATTTCAAGTGGTCCTTCATGGGTAAGCCTACTTCATTGAATCACATTCAAATAACCCTACTGTGTTCACTAATGCTAGAATTCCCATCGGTGGGACATGCAGAAGTGTATGCCTTAAAAGAATGCAATTTGAAGTTGATTTGATGTTGCTGTTGTTGATGTTTAATTTGATGTTGGAGTCTTTCAAGCTAATTTTTGATTATAGCCAATTTTCCTTCATAAACCTTCAGCATTTTATCAAGGTAACTGAAGAAATTAACATTATATATGTGTATTGCTATTGTTGGATTCCTCTTCATAATATCTCTTAGGAAGCAATGTGGAGTCTTTTTGTTTAGATTATAGTACAAGTTATCATCATATATCCATTTTGATGTGAGGTGTTTCATTCTCCTGGTGTTCActttgatatttcatttttcataaaacaGAGAAGAccaaatctgcctttttttttttttctggaggagaGTTGAACTTACTCCTATTTCTTTAAGCATTCTTACTGAAGTTGATGTACTGATTAAATCTTCAGTTACATGCTGTCCTCAAATGGGTTGAAGTCCTAATGAGACCTCATTCCTGAAGTTTAAGCCCCTATAAAGAGTTTTTCACTTTCTCACAAATCTCAGGAGTAGTTAGATCACTAACAATCTCTTTAAAAGCTGCAGATAAAACCAGtgccccaaaaaaaaaaaaaaaaaaaggcatttactggatttgctttttgcctttaaagacaaaattactTTATTCCAGCATATACTTGTGTAGGTACCTTGTTGCTGGTAAGCATGAACACTTCCATCAAGCTTGTTTTCAACATCAAGAATTAAACTATTTGGACCACAATGACACAGAGCTAATGAAAGCTTTGTGGTCACATATTTTTATGCTGAGCTAGTCTGTTACGGGGTCACCTACAAGCACTGTGCCTAGGTCGAGGGTTTACACACACATCTtgttagaaaaaaataggaGTTTTTTGCTTAATTATATTGTTATAGTTCAACCTCAGTTGAAATATACAGACTAAATTTGTAGAGAACTGCATCTGACAGGGgcattgaaaattttaaaagaacttaAATGAAACTTAAGATTCAGAACTGTGTTTCTTTCAACACTTAAATAAGTTGTAGGCATCTGCTCCCTCTGTTATATTTATGCCTTACTCCCTACCACTAAAACCTCATAAATGTTTTATAGAAAGCAATGATAATTGGCCTTTTAAACAATAAATCTGCTCCTCTGCTTAATCATCTGGGTTATAAAATTGTCCACATGCATGAAAGAATGCAATGAATGTCAGAGCTGTTGACTTCTAGAACTTCCTTTTCCATGTAGTCCCTCATTCAATGTTGGCATTGTTTGCTCTTGTTTTGTAAATGGCATTTCATTGCAATGGTTCAGTGCCCATTTTCAGCCTTTCATTGCAGTGTTTTCAGTTAGCTGCATAGAACAATGTGCAGTGCTATTGAAAGGACACatactttattttctcattcCTAAATTAGGGGATGCAAGTGTCTCAGAATTTAGGGAACTGTTTGTACTCAATTTTATATCCAGTAATTATATGGCAAGTCCTTTGAGTTGTCTAAAATCTGGATGATACTTGATATAAATTAAGCAATGTGTCTGAAAATCTGAGTGTTCAGAATTTTGTCAGACTTgtatggaaaaaatataatcCATATATTtaaagctgaaggagaaaactCAGAGCAGAGTCCCATGATGCATAAAGGAAGACAGGTTACTAGAGCAGAACTGACTCAAAGGAATAACAAGATCTTCAGATTTGTGAGAGAATGTCTTCACATTCTGCTTGGCAAACTCAAGCTTGCTCTGCTGGTGTTCAGAGCTGGCCAGATGTCATGTTGCTGTGGACCAGGCACTGTGCTGATGTGAGCTCAAGCATAGTGCTGCATTATGTCCAGGCTTTCAACCAGTCTTGAAACAGTGGAAAGCTGGAATCTACATAAATTCTGTcccagaggggacagagagCTTGTCAGTGAGTGGGGCAGGGAGCAAGTTATTGCTCTATTCTGTTTCTCAGCAAAAATGAGTCAGTCCCTGATTTACCTGTAAAGCAGGCCCTCATTTATACACTAAAtggaagaaatttattttttaaaaaactcaatGTGAGCaatttaaaatcaaagcaaGCTAAAAACAACCCTTTTAACAGCAAATGTAATTAATCATTGCAAGTAACAAGGGTAGTGATTGTCTCTTTTGATGAAAGTATTTGAATTATCTGGTGCTGTAGGTCAAGCATAACTGTTACttgaaaaaagattttatttagtAAAGTTTTCTGGCATGCTCTAAAATGAGATGAACTACATTATTCCAATGGAATCTCTGGCCTTTTAAtaatagtagaaaaaaaaagctattcaCTGCTAATGTTGCAAAAGATCTGTGGAACAGGAAGAATTagaaaaaggaagtatttttgaTAAAGGGTAAACCTACTTTAGAGAAGTTTTAGGTTCCTAACTGTTTAGAAATACAGTTGAACTACTATTACTTATAGTTCTTTCACTGCTTAGTGAGGTTTGTCAGTCATCAGAGTTTACTGAAGAGGCCCTGATACTTGCATTAAGCTGGAATAAATCCAGCTTTGTGATGTGAAGTTTAGTCTTTATACACCTCAGCTTGCACTTTGTGTAGATgccacattttccctttttggagAATAACCAGGATACAGTTTTGATCTGATACAGTTCTGAGGCTGAATGTTATCTAAGTTCCTTCCCCCTCAGAGACTCCCCCTTGTCTTTCATGACTGAGCCCTGCTGCAACTTTTAGAAGTTTAAATTTAACGGAAGGGTGGAACCATGCAGAATAGCACTTAAAATTGTCACCTGGCCAGAGACTGTATTGATGATGCTAAGAAGACCAGAATCTTTTAAAGATCCCAAAAGGGTTCCACGTCATTAAGAaataagtttcttttttcttcctatttccaTGGATGTGGGTTCTTGTGCCACTGACAGTCATATTGGCtgggtgctcctgctgctcatccTCCCTGTGTGCACAAGCAGGAGGGTATGCATTTGTGTAATGGCAGCAGCCATAAGATTTACATTTCC includes these proteins:
- the TERF1 gene encoding telomeric repeat-binding factor 1 isoform X1, coding for MQRGRGDSSDWLRRGEAPGWQPLARGLKMAAAAAQDAPAAADSSSSSVSSSISSAPPQALEAVAAEWMLEFACSCLCRHFAEQSGAEFWRWRDVAQALITGLSQIPPHQKKTVYLCQLLIRIAQGKSLGLQFENDQRISPLESALSFWTLLEREEIKLEKLHEEIRRLIQIQIVAVHMENRYFKEAAEVLERLFTDSESDKPLRVKLATVIKTKDPYVPLLQTFSYSLLISKIKSYIELFMKENETNFLIQEATKHVVSKGLGATALQNRPVEVNENGKSDLETKQRLVKEKQYTTSQSSGDIKKPIARRHSGQKPKKSRVLQSLNDMQNVGENGVSLACSRRRQKWTHKEDLQLKWGVREFGVGNWAKILAHGSFNNRTSVMLKDRWRTLSKINQS